Proteins encoded in a region of the Panicum hallii strain FIL2 chromosome 3, PHallii_v3.1, whole genome shotgun sequence genome:
- the LOC112887041 gene encoding uncharacterized protein LOC112887041, with protein sequence MAPAALPNDVVAKILIRLPHDDPSCLLRASLVCKPWLGIVSGPDFRRRLGAFHRTPPMLGLLRDYCCAHTPRFTATTASAFSLPAAGGPDDCLGTALGCRHGRVLFLASNELLIIWEPMTGDLRRVPTPAAFDYIYFMPNAALVCTASGCDHRACTGGPFQIVFMFSKSNGGPMIIESKRWLSCACTHLRLKRGMKS encoded by the coding sequence ATGGCGCCGGCGGCTCTCCCGAACGACGTGGTCGCCAAGATCCTTATCCGCCTCCCTCACGACGACCCGTCCTGCCTCCTCCGCGCCTCCCTCGTCTGCAAGCCGTGGCTAGGAATCGTCTCCGGCCCTGACTTCCGCCGTCGCCTCGGGGCGTTCCACCGAACACCTCCCATGCTGGGCCTCCTCCGTGACTACTGCTGCGCGCACACCCCCCGCTTCACGgccaccaccgcctccgcctTCTCCTTGCCTGCTGCCGGCGGGCCGGACGACTGCCTCGGAACCGCCCTCGGCTGCCGCCACGGCCGCGTCCTCTTCCTGGCCTCCAACGAGCTGCTGATCATCTGGGAGCCGATGACCGGCGACCTGCGGCGCGTGCCCACGCCCGCAGCGTTCGATTACATCTATTTCATGCCTAACGCAGCGCTAGTTTGCACGGCGAGCGGTTGCGACCACCGTGCCTGCACTGGAGGGCCCTTCCAGATCGTCTTCATGTTCAGCAAATCCAATGGTGGCCCAATGATCATCGAATCGAAACGGTGGCTGAGCTGTGCGTGTACTCATCTGAGACTCAAGCGTGGGATGAAGAGCTGA